CACAGAGACACGGAGAGCACAGAGATTTTTTTCATTTTCATTTTTCTTGCCACAGAGACACGGGGAGCACAGAGATTTTTTTCATTTTCATTTTTCTTGCCACAGAGACACGGAGAGCACAGAGATTTTTTCTTTTTTTTCTTTTTTTTTCTTCTCTGTGTCCTCTGTGACTCTGTGGCAAAAACTCACTCAAAATAAATTACCGAAGATTTTTCAGATTCCCATATTTCTATTTCAGAAGTTCGACAATTTTCATCATTTATTTTTTTTGAAAACTCTTCAAAAACAAACTTTGCGATATTTTCAGAAGTGGGATTTGTATCTTTGAAATAATCCAGTTCATTCAAATACTGATGGTCTAATTTATCGATTATTTCTTTCAAATATTTTTTTATGATCCCAAAATCGATTGCCAGCCCGATCTTATCTGTTTTATCACACTGAACAGTAACTCGAACTTTCCAGTTATGTCCGTGCAGATTTTTGCACTTCCCGTCATAATCTTCGAGTTTATGAGCGGAAGAGAAATGCGAAATTACATTCAATTTATACATATTTTCCTCAATTTTTCCAATGTTCGGAATGAATAATTTTTTCCTGTAAAATCTTGTAAAGAACTTTAAAAGGAACTTTAATATTTGACAAAAAACAGGTGTCTTTGAATTTCCTCTCAAAAATTGAGAAAATTTCGAGGAAAAATATGAAGTGCAAAGGAAAGATCAGAGAAAGAACCGGAAGCGGAAAATTAGTAACCAGATTCTGCAATGAAAAATTAAAGGAACATCAGATATTCTGTCATAAATGCGGAGAACCGACAGAAGCACTTTCCGGACCTTTATCCGCGAAAAAGAATCTGAAACAGGTTTGGAGCGAATTCAAACCGGTAAAAGCGAAATTTTATCCGTTTTCGATATTTATAATTTTAACAGCTTTTCTCTTGATCGGACTGGCAGTATATTTCACGAGAGGTCATTATATCAAGACAAATGTTGCTTTGTTGATCGTCGTTCCTTTTGCTCTTATTCCGCTCTCATTTGAGGAAAATTTTATTTCTAACCACTTCAAGATCAATATGTTTTTCAGTAAAATAAAGTATTATCCGATGTTTTTTCTATTTACTTTGATCAACATCATTTATTTCGCTTTGATGAAAATTATCTGTACCGGATATGCCTTGAATATTGCTGTCGATCCAATCCTTCATATTGTGC
This DNA window, taken from Candidatus Cloacimonadota bacterium, encodes the following:
- the queD gene encoding 6-carboxytetrahydropterin synthase QueD, which translates into the protein MYKLNVISHFSSAHKLEDYDGKCKNLHGHNWKVRVTVQCDKTDKIGLAIDFGIIKKYLKEIIDKLDHQYLNELDYFKDTNPTSENIAKFVFEEFSKKINDENCRTSEIEIWESEKSSVIYFE